The sequence below is a genomic window from Cryobacterium arcticum.
TACCGCACGAGCTCGACGCACGAGGCCGCGGAGGTCTGAGCCGGCCTGGGAGGCGGACGCTGCTGTGCGGGTCAGGCGCCGCTTCCCAGCCGAGGTGCGCGGGTCAGGCGCCGCTACGCCCCGGGCACGCCACCTGCGTAGCGGCATACCACCCGCGCATCTCGCCCCAGCCGAGGTGCGCGCGGCGGATGCCTAGACCTTCATCCGCAGCGCCGTCACGAAGGTCGGAATGGTGATGATCAGCTGCCATGCGATCACGGGGATGATGACCATCGCCTCGGCGGGCGCGGCCCACCAGGGGCTCTGGGCCAGAAGCATGAGCGCCACGGTGATCACGAAGACCACCGAGAGCACCCGGTACGACTGCGCGTAGACCAGGCCACGGATCTGCGCCTGCCGCTCGTCGAGCACCTCGGGCGAGAGCTCTTCAACGCCGCGCGTGGAGGCCTTGAGACCGCCGAGCGTGATCACCATCGCGATCATGAGCACCACCATGCCGCCGATGAAGACGCCGACGGGCATCAGCCCGGCGGTGCCGATGAGCACCCCTTCCACCACCAGGATGGCGATGAGTCCGGCAGCCAAGAGGCGCCGAGCTCGCGGGTTGCGCAGGCTCTCCATCGAGGGGTCGTCCAGTCGGGCCGCCCGGCGCTGCTGGGAGGTCAAGGATGTGTTCATCGGCGTTCTCCTTCGGTGTTGTAGAGCTGGTCGGCCATGCTGGCGAACGGGGTCAGCGAGAAGACGGCGTCGAGCGGAACCCCCAGTGCCGCGGCAATTCGCAGTGCGAGCACCAGGCTCGGGCTGTACTCCCCGCGCTCGAGGTAGCCGATGGTTTGGTAGTGCACCCCGGCCAGCTCAGCAAGCTCTTTGCGACTCATGCCGCGCTCGGCGCGCAGCACGGGCAGCCGCGTATAGAACTGAGGCTGCTCATCCTGCACTTGCTTCTTCATGTAGTAAATGTACTACATATGTCTGTATTCGCACAAGATGCGACGGAGAGAAACCCCCCGGTCAGACGCTCGCGCCCCGTGCCGCGCATCGTAAGCTGAGCCCGTGGGGGACACGAGAAAACGCGCAGTGGTCGCCGGGGCATCCGGATTCATCGGCCACAGGCTCATTCGCGAGCTCCTCGACCAGGGGTACCAGGTCGCCTGCATCGGCCGCTCGGGTCCCGACGCGAGGTGGGGCGACGACGCCGCCGTGCTGTCACTGGTCGACGGCGCCGATCTGCTGGTGAACCTGGCGGGAAAGATCGTGAACTGCCGGTACACGGAGGCCAATCGCACCGAGATCCTCCACTCCCGCGTCGACACCACCAGAGCGCTGCATCGGGCGGTCGCGGCGAGCGCGAAGCCGCCGCGGCTGTGGCTGAACGCGAGCACCGCCACGATCTACCGATACGCGCTCGACCGCCCGATGACCGAGTCCACGGGCGAGCTCGGCACCGGCTTCTCGGTCGACATCGCGCGCGACTGGGAGCGTGAGTTCTTCACCGGCGACCTCCCCCAGACCCGACGGGTGGCGCTGCGGATGGCGATCGTGCTCGGCGACGGTCCCGCCACCGCGATTCTCGTGCGGCTGGCTCGATGGGGCCTCGGCGGAGTGCAGATCGATGGCTGGTGGTTTCCGCACCGGCGCTACCGCGGCATCGGCCACGCCCCCTCCGGCGACGGCTCGGCGCCCGCGCACCGTTCGCACGGCCGCCAACGGTTCAGCTGGATCCACATCGACGACGTTGTCGGCGCCATGAAGTTCATCGTCTCCCACGATGAGATCACCGGGCCGGTCAACCTGGCGGCGCCTCACCCCAGCGACAATCGCACGCTCATGGCCACGCTGCGCCGCGCGGTGGGGGCCCCGATCGGTTTGCCGGCCTTCCGCTGGATGCTCGAACCGGCCATGTGGGTGCTCCGAACCGAGCCCGAACTAGTACTGAAGAGCCGCTGGGTGGAGCCGGAACGGTTACTCGCCGCCGGGTATACCTTCGCCTGGCCGCACCTTGACCCGGCGATCGACGACGTCGTGCCACGACGGGGCAGCCGTAGCCGCTGAGATGCTTGCGCCCAATCCGGGATCATTTCCGCGAAAACGGTAATAGAGTACGTTTCATGCCTCAGATACGGATCAAAGACGCGGCCGCGTTCCTCAGCGTCAGCGACGACACCGTGCGGCGCTGGATCGAGAACGGCACCCTGCCCAGCTCGAAGGATGCCTCCTCCCGCACCGTTGTCGACGGCCTCGCGCTGGCCCGGCTGGCCCGCCAGAACGCGGTGCTGCCCGACGACCCGTCCGGGATCGGCCGCTCAGCCCGCAACCGGTTTGTCGGCCTGGTGACCGACATCGTCATGGACACCGTCATGGCGCAGGTCGAGATCCAGTGCGGTCCGCACCGGGTGGTGTCGCTGATGAGCAGCGAGGCCGTGCGCGAGCTCGGCCTCGAACTCGGCTCGGTGGCCATCGCCGTCGTCAAGGCCACCACAGTCATCGTCGAGACCCCGGCGGGCAAGTCGTGACCGGCACACGTCGACTCCGCCCATTCGCTCTGCTGGCCGCGTTCGGCATCCTGGCCGCCGGCCTCACCGGCTGCGCGGCACCCGCCGGGACGGCTTCCACCTCCTCGGCCTCGGCCGACGGCCTCGAGGGCAGCATCACCGTCTTCGCCGCGGCCTCACTTACGGCCACGTTCACCGAACTCGTCGACGCCTTCGAGGCCGAGCACCCCGGCACCACGGTGGCGCTCAACTTCGCCGGCTCCTCCGACCTCGTCACCCAGATCACCGAGGGCGCCCCGGCCGACGTGTTCGCCTCCGCCGACACCAAGAACATGACCAAGCTCACGGATGCCGGCCTCCAGCAGAGAGACCCCGTCGACTTCGCCACCAATGTGCTCGAGATCGCCGTGCCGCCGGGCAACCCCGCCGGCATCACCGACTTCGCCGACCTGGCTGAGCCCGGGCTCCAACTGGTCGTCTGCGCCCCCGCGGTGCCGTGCGGTTCGGCCACCGCCGCCGTCGCGTCGGCGGCCGGGGTCAGCCTCAGCTCGGTGAGCGAGGAGTCATCGGTCACCGATGTGCTCGGCAAGATCACCTCCGGCCAGGCGGACGCCGGCCTGGTCTACGTCACGGATGTCCAGGCGGCGGGCGACGCCGTCGAGGGCATCGACTTCGCCGAGTCCGGCGAGGCCGTGAACACCTACCCGATCGTGGCGCTCAAGGGCTCCGCCGAGGCGGATGTCGCCCAGGCCTTCATCGACTACGTCACCGGTAGCGCCGGCCAGCGCGTGCTGGCGGCCGCCGGGTTCGGGGCACCGTAACCGCATGAGCCCGGCAGCGAAGCAGTATTCCGGCGTCCCCGCCTGGGTCGCCACCCTCGCCGTGGTCGGCGCGGCATTTGTGCTGCTGCCCCTGGCGGCGATGGTGCTGCGGGTCAACTGGGCGGAGTTCATTCCGTTGATCACCTCGGAGTCCTCGGTTGCCGCGCTGCTGCTCAGCCTGCGCACGTCGCTCGCGGCCACGGCGCTCTGCGTGCTCTTCGGGGTGCCCATGGCGCTGGTGCTGGCCCGCACCCACTTCTGGGGGCAGAAGATGCTCCGCTCGCTGGTGCTGCTGCCGCTGGTGCTCCCGCCGGTCGTGGGCGGCATCGCCCTGCTCTACACCTTCGGCCGCCGGGGCCTTCTGGGCCAGACCTTCCAGGCGCTGGGCATCGAGATCGCCTTCTCGACCACGGCCGTCGTCATCGCGCAGACCTTTGTGGCGCTGCCGTTCCTGGTGCTCAGCCTCGAAGGCGCGTTGCGCACGGTGGGCACCCGTTACGAGGCCGTCGGGGCCACCCTCGGGGCGAGCCCCACGACGGTATTGCGGCGCATCACCCTGCCGCTCGTCGTGCCGGCCGTCATCTCCGGCGCGGTGCTGTCGTTCGCCCGCGCGCTCGGCGAGTTCGGCGCCACCCTCACCTTTGCCGGCAGTCTGCAGGGCACCACCCGTACCCTGCCACTGGAGATCTACCTGCAGCGGGAGACCGACCCCGACACCGCGGTGGCCCTCTCGCTCGTGCTGGTGCTCGTGGCGATCGTGATCGTGAGCCTGGCCCACCGTGCGGGCCTGCCCTCCCTGCGGCCGGCTCGGGTGCCCTCGTGAGCTTCTCCGTCGACGTGCATGTCGCCGAGCGGGACGTGCGCCTGCACCTCACCGTGGCGGCGGGCGAGACCGTCGCGGTCCTCGGGCCGAACGGCGCCGGCAAGTCCACGCTGCTCGGCGCGATCGCCGGTCTGATCAGGCCCGACAGCGGGCGGAGCGAGCTGAACGGCACGGTGCTGTTCGACCTGCCGGACGGGCCGGGCCGCGGCATCTGGCGGCCGGCGCACCAGCGCGGCGTCTCCCTCCTCGCCCAGGAACCCCTGCTGTTCCCGCACCTCAGCGTGCTCGACAACGTCGCATTCGGCCCGCGCAGCACCGGCGCCACGACGGCCGGCGCCCGCGAGACGGCCGCCCGTTGGCTGGGCGAGGTGGATGCCGAACCGCTCGCGGCGCGTCGCCCGGCCGAGCTGTCCGGCGGGCAGGCGCAACGCATCGCGGTGGCCCGCGCCTTGGCCTCCGACCCCGGCCTGCTGCTGCTCGACGAACCGCTGGCCGCCCTTGACGTCTCGGTGGCGCCGGCGGTGCGGCGGATGCTGCGCCGCGTGCTTGTCGATCGCAGTGCCGTCATCGTGACGCACGATGTGCTCGACGCGTACACGCTCGCCGATCGGGTGGTCATCGTGGAGAACGGCCGGATCAGCGACGAGGGCATCCCTGCCGAGGTCTTCGACCTTCCCCGGGGCGCCTTCGCGGCCTCACTTTCCGGGGTCAACCTGGTCACCGGCATCCGTCGCGGTCACACCCTCCTGACCGCGGAGGGCGACGAGATCACCCTCGCCGCCGACGGGACCGCGCCCGAGGGCGCCCGGTTGTCACTCGCGGTTCGTCCCGCCGCGGTGACGGTGACGGTCGAGCAGCCCACCGACCTGGCCGTCACCCGGGTGTGCGCGCGCATGATCGACCTCGAACCCCGCGGCGACGTCGTGCGAGTCCGCAGCTCCGTGCTGGCCGCGGATGTCAGCCCACAGCAGGCGGCCCAGCTCGACCCGGCCGTCGGCTCCCCGGTCTGGTTCTCGTTTCCGGCGAGCGCGGGCACGCTCTATCCCAGCGCCCGAGCCGAGGACCCCAGCGGCAATTGAGACTCTCAGGCCCAGCCGACCACATCGGCGCGGGCAGGCGCGCTATTCTCGTGGCGAAACGCGTCGCCGACTGAGGAGGCCGCTGATGAGCGTCGGACTGACCATCACCCGAACCATCGCGGCGCCGCCCGAGCGCGTGTTCGCCGCCTGGACCAAGCCCGAGCAGTTCGCCGTGTGGTTCGGCGGTGCCGCCGTCGAGGTGCCGCCGGAAACGGTGTCGATGGACGTGCGGGTGGGCGGCCTCTGGACTGCCGAGATGCGGGTTCCGGACGGCACCGCGATCCAATGGCACGGCCGCTACACCGAGGTCGAGCCACCGCACCTCCTGGCCTTCACCATGGACGACGACCCGGCGACCGACACCGTCGAACCCGTCGTGGTGACCTTCGCCCCGGCCGAGGGCGGCACCGAGATGCGGCTCACTCAACCCCGCGACGACCTCACCACCGAGCAGCTGGCTCAGACCCTGGTGGGTTACAACGAGTTCTTCGACAGCCTGGACCTGCTGCTGTCCGGCCGCGACTGACCCGGGCGCGGCTAGGCCGAATTCCGCAGGTCCAGCACCAGTCGGGGCGTCTGCCCGCGGCGCACCGAGGTGGACCAGCGTGCGGCGGGGTAGGCCAGGCGCACAACGAAGTAGTTGAGGTACTCCACCACCCCGAATGCCCACACGGCCACCGTGAGCACGGCGACGGCGATGTTCTCCGGCCACCAGATCACTACGCCGACGAGGCCGCCCGCCAGCAGCAGCACATCCAGCAGCCGGAATGCCCGGTACACGGCCGCGAGCGAAGTGGGCATCGCCGCCCGTTCGACCCAGCTCCGGGCCAGGAGCCAATACGTGCCCGCCTGCAGGAGAACCACGAGCAGCGGAAGCAGCGCCGACCATAGGGCGGCGGCATCCCCGGCGGACTCGAGCCTGGGCGCGATCATGACGCCGGCCACCACGGCGAAGGTGAGGCATGCGGCCAGTTCACCCAGACCGAGGTTCAGATACCTGCGCCTCAGGGCCGTGCGCCGATCAGTGGTCACATCGATACCCTAGCCGCGGCTGAGGGACCCGTCACCGAACCGCGGTGGTGACCAGCCGTTCCAGACGCACGATGCCGGCGTAGCGGCCGGCGTTGTCGGTCACGATCAGCGGATCATAACGGTGGGCCCGGTCGCGGGTGATCGCCCGGAGCAGGGCATCCCGCACCGGGGTGTCGAGTGTGACCCGCAGCGCATCCACCGCCATGCCGAGGTGGGCGCTCTCGCTGTCGAGAACCGAGACCGGTCGGGTGTGGTGGTCGATGAGAACCACGGTGCGCACCCCGGGCTCGTCGGTGAAGATCTGGGCGGCCAGCGCGACGCTCGCCACGGCGGGGGCGACGTCGAGCAGGTCGCGCACGGTGGGCACCGGATTCGACACCTTTGCCGGCAGGACCGTTGTCGCCAGGGCCGGCCAGGCGGGCCCGGGCCGGGCGAGGTAGTACCCCTGGGCGAGCGGAACCCCGAGTGCCGTGATGGTGTCGTACTCCGCCGCGGTCTCGATGCCCTCGGCCAGCACCCAGGAGTCGATCCGGCTCGCGAAGGTGCCGATCATCTCCACGAGGGCCCGCTTCGCTTCGTCGGCGTCGATGCCCTGGATGAGTTCACGGTCGAGTTTGATCAAGGCCGGCTTGAGCGCGAGCAGGCGAGACAGGCCGGCATAGCCCGAGCCGAGGTCGTCGACGGCGATGAGGCCGCCGGCGGCACGGATGGCGTCGAGCTCCGGCTCCAGATCGGTGGCGGACTCGATCGACGATTGTTCGGTGAGCTCCACGAAGACGCCCTGCAGGTCAGAGTGCTCCCGCCAGACCGCGCGGATGACGTCGGCCCGGAGCACCGGCGGCGACACGTTCACGGTGAGGAAGCAGTTGGCCGGCAGCGTCCCTCGTTCCGCGAGGATCACGCGCAGGCAGGCCGCCTCGATCTCCGCCGCCCGGCCGGTCGCGCGCGCCTGCGCGAACAGGTCTTCCACGCCGGCGCCGTCGGGCATCTCGAAGCGGGCCAGTCCCTCGAACCCCACCACGACGCCACGGGCGGTGTCGACGATCGGTTGGAAGGCGGCCGACACCCCGGTTCCGGCGCTGACCGCGTCCAGCAGGGCGCTCCACTGCGCAGCCGAGAGCGGTGCGGCGGGGAGCGGAGTCGTCAGGAGACGACCACGATCCGGTCCATGACGCTCTGGGCCAGCTCGGGGCTCACGGTCTCGATGCCGTGGGCGGCGCTGGCGTGCTGGGCGACCAGCACGAGGATCTCGTCATCGGTGGAACTGACCCAACTCGCCGTGCAGCCCGGCACCACGTCGCCGCATGCAAATGACTTCATAACACTCTCCCCCTGTCGTTCTCGCCACCCGGGCGACTTCTATGCTTTCGTATGCTTCCTAGCATAGTTCGGCGGCGATCCGCTTGCGGATTGGTCATGCAGCGGTCACGACCTGGGTCTTTCCCGCTTTGTCCTGCCATCCCCGCCGATCGCCGAACAGCATGGGGAAGCCGAAGGCCAGCCAGACCACCAGCAGGATCGGCAGCACGGAGAGAAGCGATGTGCCCCTTTCGCTGTTCCCCACCCCACCGTTGGCAACGATGCCGAAGAGTGTCCAGGCCGACGAGGCGGTGGCGACGACAGGCACCGCGAGTACCAGGGTGCGGGCAAAGAACCCGCCGTAACTGACCGGGCCGCCGGTTCGCTCATCGACCAGCCGGATGTGCGCGGCAAGCTGACCTATCGATGCCCGTCTGGTTCTGGAAAGACGGAGGTTGAGCAACAGCACGCCGATCGGCACGAGGAACAGCGAGCCGACGCCCAGCTTGAGCACAGCATTGGCCACCGTGACGTTACCCACCGTGTCGAGGTTGAAGCCCACCATGAAGCAGGTGAAGAACACGATTCCAGTCAGCAGCGTCGTGCCGACCACATCGATGAAGAACGCGACGGCTCGAGCCACTGCGGCGGCAGGCGGCCGAGCGAGGTCGGTCTGGGCATTCAACTCTGCTGGCGTCACACGCTCACCCTAGGGTGTGGGGCCGGGTTAGTAGCGCACCTCGTCGATGGGCCCGCCGCCGGCGAGGTCTTCGAGCAGCAGTTCCGGGTGGTCGCGCACGGTGTTCCGCAGCCGCCACGGGGTGCTGAACAGGGCCAGCAGGGTGCCGTCGCTGCGGCGCAGCACCTCCACCTGACGGTCGTGGCCGAGGATCAGTGCGCTCTCCTTGTCGGTGCGGCGCGCCAGCTGGTACGGCAGCACATCACTGCGGATGGCGGCGCCGAAGTCGTGCGACATCCGCTCCTCGACGACCTCGAACTGCATCGGGCCCACGGCGCCGAGCACGGGGGCCTGGTCGCCGCGGAGGTCGGAGCGCATCACCTGGATGACGCCCTCGTGGTCGAGCTGGTCGATGCCGCGGCGGAACTGCTTGTGCTTGCTGGTGTCGGCGGGGCGCACGGCGCGGAAGTGCGCGGGCGCGAACATCGGCAGCGGCGGGAAGGTGACGGCCGGGCTTCCCTCGTGGATGGAGTCGCCGACGCGGAGCGCGGATGCGTTGACCAGGCCCACGATGTCGCCGGGCCAGGCCTCCTCGGCCACCTCGCGGTCCTTGCCGAAGAGCTGCTGCGCGTACTTGGTGGCGAACGGCCGGCCGGTGGCGGAGTGGGTGACGACCATGCCGCGGCGGAACTGGCCGGAGCAGACCCGCACGAAGGCGACGTAGTCGCGGTGCGAGGAGTTCATGCCGGACTGCACCTTGAAGACGAAGCCGGAGAACGGGCTGGTCACCGGGCGGTGGCCGCCGTCGGCGTCCAGGCGCGCCTCGGCGGGCGGGGCGAAGTCCACCAGGGTGTCGAGGATGTGCTGCACGCCGAAGTTGAGCACCGCGGCGGAGAACAGCACCGGGGTGGTGACGCCGCCGAGGAAGGACTCCTCGTCGTGGTTCTGGCCCTCCTCGGCGAGGAGTTCGGACTCCTCGGCGGCGGCAACCCAGGCGTCGCCCTCTTCGATCGCGGCCTCGGCGGCGGTGGTGCGCTCGGAGTCGGCGCGGGTGGCGCCGCCGGCGGTGCGGTTGAAGCGGATGAAGTCGCTGCTCTCCCGTTCGATCACGCCGCGGAAGTCGCCCGCGATGCCGACCGGCCAGGTGAGCGGGGTGGGGATGAGCCCGGTGCGGGTGCGGATCTCGTCCATGAGGTCGAGGGCGGCGGAGCCGGGCCGGTCCCACTTGTTGATCACGGTGATGACGGGCAGGCCCCGCTGCTTGCACACCTCGAAGAGCTTCATGGTCTGCACCTCGAGGCCCTTGCTGGCGTCGACGAGCATGACGGCGGCATCCACCGCGGAGAGCACCCGGAAGGTGTCCTCGGAGAAGTCGGCGTGGCCGGGGGTGTCGACGAGGTTGATCACGCTGTCGCGGTACTCGAACTGGATCGCGGCGGAGGTGATCGAAATGCCACGCTCCTGCTCCATGGTCATCCAGTCGGAGACGGTGCCGCGGCGGCCGGCCTTGCCATGCGTGGCGCCGGCGGTGGTGATGGCGCGGGCGTGCAGCAGCAGCGCCTCGGTGAGCGTGGACTTGCCCGCGTCGGGGTGCGAGATGACGGCGAAGGTGCGCCGGCGCACGGCCTGGGCCTCGACCTCTTTCGGGGACACCTCGGTGCCCGGGGTCATGGTTGTGTCAGCCACGTGCTCAGTTCCTACCTCTTGTAGTACACGAAAATACGCGCACTACCTTCAAATCTACCCGGCGCGGGTCGACCAGCGGCACCCGCTCTGCTTGAATCAAGCCAGACGACGCACGAGGAGACACCATGAGCATGCTCGCCGATAGTCACGATCTGATCCGGGTGCAGGGGGCCAGGGAGAACAACCTCAAGGACATCACCGTCGAGATCCCCAAGCGCCGGCTCACGGTGTTCACCGGGGTCTCCGGTTCCGGCAAGAGCTCGCTGGTGTTCGGCACCATCGCGGCCGAGTCGCAGCGGATGATCAACGAGACCTACAGCGCCTTCCTGCAGGGCTTCATGCCCACGCTGGCCCGGCCCGATGTGGACGTGCTCAGCGGGCTGACCACGGCCATCATCGTGGACCAGGAGCGGATGGGCGCCAACTCCCGGTCCACCGTGGGCACCGCTACCGACGTCAATGCGGCGCTGCGCATCCTTTTCAGCCGGCTCGGTGAGCCGCACATCGGCGCGCCGCAGGCGTTCTCCTTCAACGTGGCCTCCATCTCGGGCTCTGGCGCGGTCACCATGGAACGCGGTGGCACCACCGTGAAGGAGCGGCGCAGCTTCAGCATCACCGGCGGCATGTGCCCGCGTTGCGAGGGCATGGGCACGGTCAACGACATCGACCTCACCCAGCTCTACGACGACTCCAAGTCGCTGAACGAGGGCGCACTCACCATCCCCGGTTACACGGCGGATGGCTGGGGCGTGCGCATCTTCACCGGCTCGGGCTTCCTCGACGCCGACAAGCCGATCCGCGACTACACCACGCGCCAGCTGCAGGACTTCCTCTACAAGGAGCCGGTCAAGGTGAAGGTCGGCGACATCAACATGACCTACGAGGGCCTGATCCCCAAGGTGCAGAAGTCCTTCCTGTCCAAGGACCGCGAGGCAATGCAGCCGCACATCCGCGCCTTCGTGGACCGGGCCGTGACCTTCGCCACCTGCCCGGACTGCGGCGGCAGTCGGCTGAGCGCCGCCGCGCGGTCGTCGCGCATCGATGGGCTGAACATCGCCGAGGCCTGCTCAATGCAGATCAGCGACCTGGCCGAGTGGGTGAACCGGCTGGACGAACCCTCGGTGGCGCCGCTGCTGGCTGAGCTGCGGCACACCCTCAACTCCTTCGTGGAGATCGGGCTCGGCTATCTCTCCCTCGACCGCCCCTCCGGCACCCTGTCCGGCGGTGAGGCGCAGCGCACCAAGATCATCCGGCACCTGGGCTCGTCACTAACCGACGTCACCTACGTCTTCGACGAACCCACCATCGGCCTGCACCCGCACGACATCCAGCGCATGAACGACCTGCTGCTGCGGCTGCGCGACAAGGGCAACACCGTGCTCGTGGTGGAGCACAAGCCGGAGATGATCGCCATCGCCGACCACGTGATCGATCTGGGCCCCGGCGCGGGCACCGCGGGCGGCGAGATCTGCTTCGAAGGCACCCTCGAGGGGCTGCGGGCCAGCGACACCCTCACCGGGCGGCACCTCGACGACCGGGCGGCCGTGAAGCCGGCCGTGCGCGCGGCCACCGGCAGTCTGCAGATCCGCGGCGCCACCGCGAACAACCTGCAGGATGTCGACGTCGACATCCCCCTCGGCGTGCTCGTGGTGCTCACCGGAGTGGCGGGCTCCGGCAAGAGCTCGCTCGTGCACGGCTCGATTCCCGCCGGCGCCGGCGTGGTGTCCATCGACCAGGCCGGCATCAAGGGGTCCCGGCGCAGCAACCCGGCCACCTACACCGGAATGCTCGAACCGATCCGCAAGGCATTCGCCAAGGCCAATGGCGTGAAACCGGCGTTGTTCAGCTCCAACTCCGAGGGCGCCTGCCCCAATTGCAACGGCGCCGGCGTGATCTACACCGACCTGGGCATCATGGCGAGCGTCTCGACCACCTGTGAGGTGTGCGAGGGCAAGCGGTTCGACGCATCCGTGCTGGAGTACCACCTGGGCGGACGCGACATCAGCGAGGTCCTCGCGATGTCGGTGACCGAGGCCGTGGACTTCTTCGCCTCCGGCGAGGCGAAGACGCCGGCCGCGCACACGATCCTTACGGGCATGGCGGATGTGGGACTCGGCTACCTCAGTCTGGGCCAGCCGCTCACTACCCTCTCCGGCGGCGAACGGCAGCGGCTGAAACTGGCCACCCACCTCTCGGAGAAGGGCGGCATCTACGTTCTCGACGAACCCACCACCGGCCTGCACCTGGCCGACGTGGAGCAGCTGCTCGGCCTGCTCGACCGGCTGGTCGACTCGGGCAAGTCGGTGATCGTGGTGGAGCACCACCAGGCCGTGATGGCGCACGCCGACTGGATCATCGACCTGGGCCCCGGCGCCGGCCACGACGGCGGCCGCATCGTCTTCGAGGGCACGCCCGCCGACCTCGTGGCCGACAGGTCCACCCTCACCGGCCAGCACCTCGCGACCTACGTGGGGGCCTGAGCCCGCCGCCGGGAACCGATCTGCCCCGTCCGGACATTCCTGGGTACAGCACTCTCGGTACAGAGTGCGTGAGGGGCAACGATGAAACGGATCAGAGGTCTCGCCGCGGTGCTGGCGCTCGCTCTCTCGGGATGCGCGGCAGGAGCTGCGAGCACACCGAGTCCGTCCACCAGCGAATTCCCGATGTTCACCGACGAAGCGTGGGGCGAGCTGCCGGAGAGCCCGCTCTCGGCTCGGCGCGACAGCGTCGGCGCCTGGGTCCACGACAGGTTCGTGATCGTCGGCGGCTGGTCGGACCGGCCATGCCCCGCGCTCGCAGACTGCGACGTCACTGAACCGGCCCAGCGGACCGGCGCGAGCTACAACCCGTACACCGACATGTGGCAGCGCATCGCGCCGGCACCCGTTCCGGTGAGTCAGTACAGCTCCGTGGTCCTGGGCGGCGACCTCTACCTCTTCGCCTTCGACATCGCCAACGGCGGCCTCGAAGTCGGCCCCGACGGCCAAGTTCCGGTCTCCTTCCTGCGCTATACCCTCGACACAGATACCTGGACCACCCTGCCGTCCCCGCCCTCCGGCGGCGCGCTCATCGCGGCTGGGGACCGGGTGCTCTCCATTTCGGGGTCAGACGAAATCGCGGGCGGCGTCGATTCGGTCTACGACCCCGGCAGCTCGACGTGGACAGCGCTGCCCGACGATCCGCTTGGTCGGAGCTATGACCGCGAAGCGGTGTGGCTGGACAACCAACTGATCCTCGGCGCCAACTCCCTCGGTTCCTTCGACGCCGGCTCCGAAGGACCTGCCGTGGTGCGGCTGGCGATCCTCGACAGCAGCCTCACCGAATGGACAGTCTTACCCGACAGCGACATCACAGGGATCGGGGCCCTCGCAGTAGCCGGCCGGGTCGTGTTCCCCTTTTACGGAGTGACCGCCGACCGCATCGCCCTGGGCGCCGGGCAACCCTACGCCGAGGGCGGTATCTTCAACCCGGTCGACCAGGGCTGGACCGCTCTGCCCGACCTCCCCACGGGGACTCCCCTTGACGAATACGCGAACGGCCGCCCACCCCAGATCGTCGGGGACCAGGTCCTGGTCGGCGGTCAGTTCCTGCTCGACCCCGTCGCGGGCGTCATCACACCACTCCCGCGACCATCGTGGAGCGGTCGCGGCTCGGCGACGGTGATCACCGGCCCCGACAGCATCCTGGTCTGGGGTGGCGTGACCTACGACGGAACGGTCGGCGAGAATCACGCGGACGGGTACCTTCTGGGCCTCTGATCACGACCTACGTGGGGGTCTGAGCCCGCCCGATCGACACCACCAACGACCCCGAGGCGCGGCCGGCGCGCAGGTCGTCGAGCGCGCGGTCGACCTGATCGAAC
It includes:
- a CDS encoding EAL domain-containing protein, giving the protein MTTPLPAAPLSAAQWSALLDAVSAGTGVSAAFQPIVDTARGVVVGFEGLARFEMPDGAGVEDLFAQARATGRAAEIEAACLRVILAERGTLPANCFLTVNVSPPVLRADVIRAVWREHSDLQGVFVELTEQSSIESATDLEPELDAIRAAGGLIAVDDLGSGYAGLSRLLALKPALIKLDRELIQGIDADEAKRALVEMIGTFASRIDSWVLAEGIETAAEYDTITALGVPLAQGYYLARPGPAWPALATTVLPAKVSNPVPTVRDLLDVAPAVASVALAAQIFTDEPGVRTVVLIDHHTRPVSVLDSESAHLGMAVDALRVTLDTPVRDALLRAITRDRAHRYDPLIVTDNAGRYAGIVRLERLVTTAVR
- a CDS encoding DUF1059 domain-containing protein, producing the protein MKSFACGDVVPGCTASWVSSTDDEILVLVAQHASAAHGIETVSPELAQSVMDRIVVVS
- a CDS encoding RDD family protein; this translates as MTPAELNAQTDLARPPAAAVARAVAFFIDVVGTTLLTGIVFFTCFMVGFNLDTVGNVTVANAVLKLGVGSLFLVPIGVLLLNLRLSRTRRASIGQLAAHIRLVDERTGGPVSYGGFFARTLVLAVPVVATASSAWTLFGIVANGGVGNSERGTSLLSVLPILLVVWLAFGFPMLFGDRRGWQDKAGKTQVVTAA
- a CDS encoding peptide chain release factor 3; translated protein: MTPGTEVSPKEVEAQAVRRRTFAVISHPDAGKSTLTEALLLHARAITTAGATHGKAGRRGTVSDWMTMEQERGISITSAAIQFEYRDSVINLVDTPGHADFSEDTFRVLSAVDAAVMLVDASKGLEVQTMKLFEVCKQRGLPVITVINKWDRPGSAALDLMDEIRTRTGLIPTPLTWPVGIAGDFRGVIERESSDFIRFNRTAGGATRADSERTTAAEAAIEEGDAWVAAAEESELLAEEGQNHDEESFLGGVTTPVLFSAAVLNFGVQHILDTLVDFAPPAEARLDADGGHRPVTSPFSGFVFKVQSGMNSSHRDYVAFVRVCSGQFRRGMVVTHSATGRPFATKYAQQLFGKDREVAEEAWPGDIVGLVNASALRVGDSIHEGSPAVTFPPLPMFAPAHFRAVRPADTSKHKQFRRGIDQLDHEGVIQVMRSDLRGDQAPVLGAVGPMQFEVVEERMSHDFGAAIRSDVLPYQLARRTDKESALILGHDRQVEVLRRSDGTLLALFSTPWRLRNTVRDHPELLLEDLAGGGPIDEVRY
- a CDS encoding ATP-binding cassette domain-containing protein; its protein translation is MSMLADSHDLIRVQGARENNLKDITVEIPKRRLTVFTGVSGSGKSSLVFGTIAAESQRMINETYSAFLQGFMPTLARPDVDVLSGLTTAIIVDQERMGANSRSTVGTATDVNAALRILFSRLGEPHIGAPQAFSFNVASISGSGAVTMERGGTTVKERRSFSITGGMCPRCEGMGTVNDIDLTQLYDDSKSLNEGALTIPGYTADGWGVRIFTGSGFLDADKPIRDYTTRQLQDFLYKEPVKVKVGDINMTYEGLIPKVQKSFLSKDREAMQPHIRAFVDRAVTFATCPDCGGSRLSAAARSSRIDGLNIAEACSMQISDLAEWVNRLDEPSVAPLLAELRHTLNSFVEIGLGYLSLDRPSGTLSGGEAQRTKIIRHLGSSLTDVTYVFDEPTIGLHPHDIQRMNDLLLRLRDKGNTVLVVEHKPEMIAIADHVIDLGPGAGTAGGEICFEGTLEGLRASDTLTGRHLDDRAAVKPAVRAATGSLQIRGATANNLQDVDVDIPLGVLVVLTGVAGSGKSSLVHGSIPAGAGVVSIDQAGIKGSRRSNPATYTGMLEPIRKAFAKANGVKPALFSSNSEGACPNCNGAGVIYTDLGIMASVSTTCEVCEGKRFDASVLEYHLGGRDISEVLAMSVTEAVDFFASGEAKTPAAHTILTGMADVGLGYLSLGQPLTTLSGGERQRLKLATHLSEKGGIYVLDEPTTGLHLADVEQLLGLLDRLVDSGKSVIVVEHHQAVMAHADWIIDLGPGAGHDGGRIVFEGTPADLVADRSTLTGQHLATYVGA